One Setaria italica strain Yugu1 chromosome II, Setaria_italica_v2.0, whole genome shotgun sequence DNA segment encodes these proteins:
- the LOC101776023 gene encoding protein LURP-one-related 10, translated as MAAPPLPAPPPPEPSGGIVEPVPVVAPHFCAPYVVQLSVKEKYGLRQGDFTITDTNGAVVIRVEGAFISIHNRRLLLDANGNPLLCMREKVISMHYTWEAYRGDSTKSSDLLFTAKKSSIIQPFETEMYIYLASNTSHEVCDFKMKGSFKERACSFYLGNTNTLIAQMHRQHSAMSTLLGTDHYGLTVFPNVDYVFISALVVILQELHTDKND; from the exons atggcggcgccgcccctcccagcgccaccgccgccggagcccagCGGAGGCATCGTCGAGCCGGTGCCGGTGGTGGCCCCGCATTTCTGCGCGCCCTACGTGGTGCAGCTGAGCGTGAAGGAGAAGTATGGCCTGCGACAGGGCGACTTCACCATCACCGACACCAACGGCGCCGTCGTGATCAGGGTCGAGGGCGCCTTCATCAGCATCCacaaccgccgcctcctcctcgacgccaaCGGAAATCCCCTCCTCTGCATGCGGGAGAAG GTAATTAGTATGCACTACACATGGGAAGCGTATAGAGGGGACAGCACGAAATCAAGTGATTTGCTCTTCACTGCCAAGAAATCTTCAATCATCCAACCGTTTGAAACAGAGATGTACATCTACTTGGCTTCCAACACTTCACATGAGGTCTGCGATTTCAAGATGAAGGGTAGCTTCAAAGAGAGAGCGTGTTCTTTCTATCTTGGTAACACCAACACCTTGATAGCTCAA ATGCACCGTCAGCATAGCGCCATGAGCACGTTGTTGGGAACAGACCACTATGGTCTCACCGTATTTCCAAATGTCGACTACGTCTTCATTTCGGCTCTTGTTGTGATTCTACAGGAGCTTCACACGGATAAAAATGATTGA